The Acidobacteriota bacterium genome has a segment encoding these proteins:
- a CDS encoding cold shock domain-containing protein: protein MSTPVRLTGTLIRWFSGRGFGFIRPADGTADLFLTHHEVYGSSLHVGDRVSFLVGLDRNRQHHAVDARIAKPTPPSQVKSPHLTTRTPAPPTARMAATVSTLNQETDHGR, encoded by the coding sequence ATGAGCACCCCTGTCCGTCTGACCGGCACCCTTATCCGCTGGTTCTCCGGGCGAGGCTTTGGATTCATCCGGCCCGCTGACGGAACCGCCGACCTGTTCCTGACCCATCACGAGGTGTACGGTTCCTCGCTCCACGTTGGTGATCGCGTGTCGTTCCTGGTCGGGCTTGACCGTAACCGCCAGCACCACGCGGTTGACGCGCGAATTGCGAAGCCGACACCCCCTAGCCAGGTCAAATCTCCCCACCTGACCACTCGGACACCGGCTCCCCCTACTGCGCGAATGGCTGCCACCGTATCAACTTTGAACCAGGAGACTGACCATGGCCGGTAA
- a CDS encoding phage/plasmid primase, P4 family: MSDLTADDIFTSGMSAPMPAAVKAVRKVAKGEDLDDELANTEAALASLFAFAHADRLQYDFRRKCWMVYDRGIWRQDRTGEAQRLLQSWCETRVFDQVASAMTNRDASAMRNAARRSLTARTLRALLELASTQLPLANSGEAWDVDPFLLVTIDGTVIDLRDGRSRRATPDDRLTLRCGVPYDPAATCDAFRAFVTAVCDDDPAQVRLLQLLAGYAATGATSEQVFAILIGSGSNGKSTLLEIWRHVLGTYSATVPFHILLRDRDTRSIPVEIAQLPGVRMAGASEVRDGAMLDEGRIKALSGDDTLTARGLYQAPFEFKSRAKLVLCCNKLPRVDDRSHAFWRRAIVIPFKRTFDGSTRDNSLSEKLRGEGAGILNWIIEGAVDWYREGLPKVAAAEVAKADWRESQDLIAQWADVTLKADTEGRLKASEAFKAFCDWATAEGLSDRERPGSRTFGEWMSDHFVKNTSNKGRSYQASIVKGEGLEADPVNPLTCAQGESSTNTLHTLHPSPTGGLRV; this comes from the coding sequence ACGACATCTTCACCAGCGGCATGTCGGCGCCGATGCCGGCGGCGGTGAAGGCCGTGCGCAAGGTGGCGAAGGGCGAAGACCTTGACGACGAACTCGCCAATACCGAGGCGGCGCTTGCATCCTTGTTTGCGTTCGCCCACGCCGACCGACTCCAGTACGACTTCCGGCGCAAATGCTGGATGGTGTACGACCGTGGCATCTGGCGCCAAGACCGCACCGGCGAAGCGCAACGGCTCCTCCAGTCGTGGTGTGAGACGCGGGTCTTCGATCAAGTCGCCAGCGCGATGACCAACCGCGATGCCAGTGCCATGCGGAATGCGGCGCGGCGTTCACTGACCGCGAGAACCCTGCGCGCGCTGCTCGAGCTCGCCAGCACTCAGCTACCGCTCGCGAATAGCGGCGAAGCATGGGACGTTGACCCGTTTCTGTTGGTGACGATCGACGGCACCGTGATCGACCTCCGCGACGGCCGCTCGCGTCGTGCCACTCCCGACGATCGCCTGACTCTTCGCTGTGGTGTGCCGTACGACCCGGCGGCGACCTGTGACGCCTTCCGCGCCTTCGTCACGGCGGTCTGTGACGACGACCCGGCGCAAGTGCGATTGCTGCAACTGCTCGCCGGCTACGCGGCGACCGGCGCCACGAGTGAGCAAGTCTTCGCCATCCTGATCGGCTCAGGATCGAACGGCAAGAGCACCCTGCTCGAAATCTGGCGCCATGTCCTGGGCACCTACAGCGCGACGGTCCCGTTCCATATCCTGTTGCGCGACCGAGATACCCGGAGCATTCCCGTCGAAATTGCCCAACTACCCGGCGTGCGCATGGCGGGCGCTTCCGAAGTGCGCGACGGTGCCATGCTCGACGAGGGCCGGATCAAGGCGTTGTCGGGTGACGACACCCTGACCGCCCGCGGGCTCTACCAAGCGCCGTTCGAGTTCAAGTCCAGGGCCAAGCTGGTGTTGTGCTGTAACAAGCTCCCGCGGGTCGATGACCGTTCGCACGCTTTCTGGCGGCGGGCCATCGTGATCCCGTTCAAACGCACGTTCGACGGCTCCACCCGCGACAACAGCCTGTCCGAGAAGCTCCGCGGCGAAGGCGCAGGCATCCTGAATTGGATCATCGAAGGCGCTGTGGACTGGTATCGCGAGGGCTTGCCGAAGGTGGCCGCGGCGGAAGTCGCCAAAGCGGACTGGCGCGAGTCACAAGACCTGATCGCCCAATGGGCCGACGTGACCCTCAAAGCCGACACAGAAGGCCGCCTGAAGGCGAGCGAGGCGTTCAAGGCCTTTTGCGACTGGGCGACGGCTGAAGGGCTCAGCGACCGCGAGAGGCCAGGTAGTCGCACCTTTGGCGAATGGATGTCCGATCACTTCGTCAAGAACACGTCGAACAAGGGCCGCAGCTACCAGGCCTCAATAGTGAAGGGTGAAGGGTTAGAGGCTGATCCGGTAAACCCCCTTACGTGCGCGCAGGGAGAGAGTTCCACAAACACCCTACACACCCTTCACCCTTCACCGACTGGAGGGCTCCGTGTCTGA
- a CDS encoding aldolase/citrate lyase family protein, with product MSLTQFVATACAALIAGALTVSAQDPQPARPAPPTPQAPSADPYANNPNAGSSKFPLAAPAGKDSGATTTAPPGAANQGAFDPATWKFGPAFAVPAGAKVWNPARLKLTQGGKVTGGTVFGATDPSTYCAMANAGYDFIWTEMQHGQTDWQAVARMWRTCPHAKAVPGARVAYTDEREIQHALDAGALVVVVPTIDTVAEAIQARDWTYFPPLGRRSNGGGQAFDAAMWGGVPGGYRNTANDNIVLILMIETLEGVKNAAEIAKVPGVSAIFAASGDLANFTGYRQGTPDYERTINIVHDAAINAGIRLCGPFAWRDRPDFTCFQAGSETAAIARGVAAELGPLANTQGQPDAGPFAPRPKPQ from the coding sequence ATGAGTCTCACCCAGTTTGTCGCGACCGCCTGCGCCGCGCTGATCGCCGGCGCCCTCACGGTGTCAGCACAAGATCCCCAGCCCGCGCGGCCGGCGCCGCCCACGCCCCAGGCGCCATCGGCCGATCCCTACGCCAACAACCCCAACGCGGGCTCGTCAAAGTTTCCGCTGGCCGCGCCCGCCGGCAAAGACAGTGGGGCAACGACGACGGCGCCGCCGGGGGCCGCCAACCAGGGGGCGTTCGATCCCGCGACCTGGAAGTTCGGCCCCGCGTTTGCCGTACCGGCCGGCGCCAAGGTGTGGAACCCGGCCAGGCTGAAGCTGACGCAAGGCGGGAAGGTCACCGGCGGCACGGTGTTCGGCGCCACCGACCCGTCCACCTATTGCGCCATGGCCAATGCCGGCTACGACTTCATCTGGACCGAGATGCAGCACGGGCAAACCGACTGGCAGGCGGTCGCGCGGATGTGGCGCACGTGCCCGCATGCCAAGGCGGTGCCCGGCGCGCGCGTCGCGTATACCGACGAGCGCGAGATTCAGCACGCGCTCGATGCCGGCGCGCTCGTCGTCGTCGTGCCCACGATCGACACCGTCGCCGAGGCGATTCAGGCGCGCGACTGGACCTACTTTCCGCCGCTCGGCCGCCGCAGCAATGGTGGGGGCCAGGCGTTCGATGCCGCCATGTGGGGAGGCGTGCCCGGCGGCTATCGCAATACCGCCAACGACAACATCGTCTTGATCCTGATGATAGAAACGCTCGAGGGCGTGAAGAACGCGGCCGAGATTGCGAAGGTCCCTGGCGTCAGCGCGATTTTCGCGGCCAGCGGCGACCTCGCGAACTTCACCGGGTACCGGCAGGGGACGCCCGACTACGAGCGCACCATCAATATCGTGCACGATGCCGCGATCAACGCCGGAATCCGGCTCTGTGGTCCCTTCGCGTGGCGCGATCGACCGGACTTCACCTGCTTCCAGGCGGGCAGCGAAACGGCGGCCATTGCGAGAGGCGTGGCCGCGGAACTTGGACCGCTTGCCAACACTCAAGGCCAGCCGGACGCGGGGCCGTTTGCCCCGCGTCCGAAGCCTCAGTAA
- a CDS encoding sugar phosphate nucleotidyltransferase, with product MKALLLARGLGRRMQQDGGVALTAAQQAAAAGGAKGMVPVGTGGRPFLDHLLSALADAGCHDVCLVVAPEHEALTDYFTGAGRPSRVRLSWAVQPVADGTARAVLAGQPFAGDDPFLVLNADNLYPVEVLRALVALDGPGLPAFDREALVRDSGFPAERVAGFALLDVDATGQLRGIVEKPSPQQLAAAGHHALVSMNVWRFDARIFAACARVPLSARGEYELPGAVALAITMGTIFRAIAARGAVLDLSRQVDIPMVSARLAGQEPRP from the coding sequence ATGAAGGCCCTGCTGCTGGCTCGAGGCCTTGGCCGCCGCATGCAACAGGATGGCGGCGTGGCGCTGACCGCCGCGCAACAGGCAGCGGCCGCCGGCGGCGCCAAGGGAATGGTGCCGGTGGGCACGGGCGGCCGGCCGTTCCTGGATCACCTCCTCAGTGCGCTGGCCGACGCCGGCTGTCACGACGTGTGCCTGGTGGTGGCGCCCGAGCACGAAGCCCTCACCGACTACTTCACGGGAGCGGGACGCCCGTCGCGCGTGCGCCTGTCCTGGGCCGTGCAGCCGGTGGCCGACGGCACGGCGCGCGCCGTGCTCGCCGGGCAGCCGTTCGCCGGCGACGATCCGTTCCTGGTGCTGAACGCCGACAACCTGTATCCGGTGGAGGTGCTGCGGGCACTGGTCGCGCTCGACGGCCCGGGACTACCGGCCTTTGACCGCGAGGCCCTCGTCCGCGACAGCGGCTTCCCCGCCGAGCGGGTGGCGGGGTTCGCCCTGCTCGACGTCGATGCCACGGGTCAGTTGCGCGGCATCGTCGAGAAGCCTTCGCCGCAGCAGCTGGCGGCGGCCGGTCACCATGCGCTCGTCAGCATGAACGTGTGGCGGTTCGACGCCCGCATCTTCGCGGCCTGCGCCCGGGTGCCCCTGTCGGCGCGTGGCGAGTACGAGTTGCCCGGGGCCGTGGCTCTGGCCATCACCATGGGCACGATCTTTCGCGCGATCGCCGCCCGGGGCGCCGTGCTGGACCTGTCGCGGCAGGTCGACATCCCAATGGTGTCGGCCCGGCTGGCCGGACAGGAGCCGCGGCCGTGA
- a CDS encoding ankyrin repeat domain-containing protein, producing MFSKLFGSRSKPTPAAALPVQQFEDSLVNGDLAGVQSAVQAGCNIDERFGSGSMTPLMVATSNGRADICQWLIEQGADVAARSGDGSTCLHWASFNGTEEILSLLIATGANPDATDQKGWVAAFVSLLQDRDELLAFWLDRSFDLNHRNSNGQTLLHVAAATGKVACLAELIRRNADLEAKDSGGETPLLSALSHSQGQVARVLADQGANLHVRDGRNATALHHAAWGGLLGACRQLIEAGVDVGATDSDDETPLHTAARRGYPGIEQLLISRGAQVEVRTRTGSSVADLREQAAGLRQVTEELALFALLPEEITISDSYEYVKIYEEIDRAEVNNDAALVATLRWKAKSLLEDLVHQYRLNPSRAAGKGTVSLSTICSDARKQHPPENSEW from the coding sequence ATGTTTTCAAAGCTATTCGGATCGCGCTCTAAGCCGACTCCAGCGGCCGCCCTTCCTGTCCAGCAGTTCGAGGACTCGCTCGTCAACGGTGACCTGGCTGGCGTCCAATCCGCTGTCCAGGCCGGCTGCAACATCGACGAGCGCTTCGGTTCCGGGAGCATGACCCCCCTCATGGTCGCGACCTCCAATGGGCGTGCGGACATTTGCCAATGGTTAATCGAACAAGGGGCGGATGTTGCGGCCCGCTCTGGAGACGGATCTACTTGTTTGCATTGGGCATCATTCAACGGAACCGAAGAGATCCTCTCGCTGCTCATTGCGACCGGCGCGAACCCCGACGCGACAGACCAGAAGGGCTGGGTTGCGGCATTCGTGAGCCTGCTTCAGGACCGGGATGAACTGCTCGCCTTCTGGTTGGATCGGTCCTTCGACTTGAACCACCGAAATTCCAATGGGCAGACACTCCTCCATGTCGCGGCTGCAACTGGCAAAGTGGCATGCTTGGCAGAACTCATCAGGAGAAACGCCGATCTTGAAGCGAAGGACTCAGGCGGTGAGACGCCACTCCTGTCTGCCTTGAGCCACTCACAAGGACAGGTTGCCCGCGTTCTCGCGGACCAGGGCGCAAACTTGCACGTCAGAGACGGAAGAAACGCGACGGCCCTGCACCACGCAGCTTGGGGCGGTTTGCTGGGCGCATGTAGGCAACTCATCGAAGCTGGAGTGGACGTCGGAGCAACTGACTCGGACGACGAAACTCCTCTGCATACCGCTGCTCGGCGGGGCTACCCAGGCATTGAGCAACTACTGATCAGCCGCGGTGCTCAGGTGGAAGTGCGAACACGCACAGGTTCGTCGGTCGCTGATCTTCGCGAGCAGGCCGCTGGACTCCGGCAGGTGACAGAAGAGTTGGCGCTGTTTGCTCTGCTCCCGGAAGAGATCACGATCAGCGATTCGTATGAGTACGTGAAGATCTACGAGGAGATTGACAGGGCGGAGGTCAACAATGATGCTGCCCTCGTGGCAACGCTGAGATGGAAGGCGAAGTCTCTTCTTGAGGACTTGGTTCACCAATACCGTCTGAACCCATCGCGAGCGGCGGGAAAGGGAACGGTTTCCCTATCCACGATATGCAGTGACGCTCGCAAGCAGCACCCACCCGAGAACTCCGAGTGGTAA
- a CDS encoding P27 family phage terminase small subunit, with protein MHLHIAAGTYRPGRHGTANHPQAPAGEAQKPAGLSPMASTVWDALAPACVAMGTLTPADARVFGTLCELQASLDLITRQKDGRALLSLRQDPGDEKLVVVVDAVLKAERDTAAALRPFYSVFGLDPVSRARVQVPPTVKPASKWAGLL; from the coding sequence TTGCATCTGCACATCGCGGCCGGGACGTACCGCCCTGGCCGCCATGGCACCGCCAATCACCCGCAGGCGCCCGCAGGCGAGGCGCAGAAGCCCGCCGGGCTGTCGCCCATGGCCTCGACCGTCTGGGACGCCCTAGCGCCTGCCTGTGTCGCCATGGGCACCCTCACGCCGGCCGACGCCCGCGTGTTCGGCACCCTCTGCGAGTTGCAAGCAAGCCTCGACCTGATCACCCGCCAGAAGGACGGCCGCGCGCTGCTCTCGCTGCGACAAGACCCCGGCGACGAGAAGCTGGTCGTCGTGGTCGATGCGGTTCTGAAGGCCGAGCGCGATACCGCGGCGGCCCTTCGTCCCTTCTACAGCGTTTTTGGGCTGGACCCCGTGAGCCGGGCGCGGGTGCAGGTACCGCCAACGGTCAAGCCAGCCAGCAAATGGGCGGGGTTGCTGTGA
- a CDS encoding galactokinase family protein, which produces MTDAFTRHFEQIGMTAGEARSRAALFRELDERGGSVLQGPPEWFRFSPGRVEIFGRHTDYAGGHSFLAAVPRGIALVARSRSDGIVRIGDIRDGQIVEVDPSAPAPPEYRGLRRYVHVVARRLFLNFPGCALGAEIAIASDLPRASGMSSSSALVVGVATALIARARLAERDEWHRYLPTVQHLAWYLGCVENGLDYEGLPGAAGVGTHGGSEDHTAILACRLGHASLYRFMPVTALRDVPMPADWTFVIASSGVQADKAGSVMARYNRAADSARALVGLWNQHAEAPAHSLAAALARTPEAVARFDRWIDAGSGEFSPEDLRKRLHHFVNEDRRAPLAARAFADADAATVGELSRASQYDAEALLGNQIPETIALAHLARETGAYAASSFGAGFGGSVWALTARHDAEAFAEEWVRAYQRRVPAIAPVPWFVARPGPPATEITFP; this is translated from the coding sequence GTGACCGACGCATTCACCCGTCACTTCGAGCAGATTGGGATGACCGCTGGCGAGGCGCGGTCGCGAGCGGCGCTGTTCCGTGAGCTCGACGAGCGCGGCGGCAGCGTGCTGCAGGGCCCGCCGGAGTGGTTCCGGTTTTCGCCAGGCCGCGTCGAGATCTTCGGCCGGCACACCGACTATGCCGGTGGCCACTCGTTTCTGGCCGCGGTGCCCCGGGGCATTGCCCTGGTGGCCCGGTCGCGCAGCGACGGGATCGTCCGGATCGGCGACATTCGCGACGGGCAGATCGTTGAGGTCGATCCGTCGGCCCCGGCCCCGCCTGAGTACCGCGGCCTGCGCCGCTACGTGCACGTCGTGGCGCGGCGGCTGTTCCTGAATTTCCCCGGGTGTGCGCTGGGCGCGGAGATCGCCATTGCCAGCGACCTGCCGCGCGCCTCGGGGATGAGCAGTTCGAGTGCGCTGGTCGTCGGCGTCGCCACGGCCTTGATCGCCCGTGCCCGGCTCGCCGAGCGCGACGAGTGGCACCGCTACCTCCCGACCGTGCAACACCTGGCGTGGTATCTCGGCTGCGTCGAAAACGGCCTCGACTACGAGGGGCTCCCCGGCGCCGCCGGCGTCGGCACCCATGGTGGCAGCGAAGACCACACGGCGATCCTGGCGTGCCGCCTCGGCCACGCCAGCCTGTATCGATTCATGCCGGTCACCGCGCTGCGCGACGTGCCGATGCCGGCGGACTGGACCTTCGTCATCGCCTCGAGCGGGGTGCAGGCCGACAAGGCCGGCTCGGTGATGGCCCGCTACAACCGGGCCGCCGACTCGGCGCGCGCGCTCGTCGGCTTGTGGAACCAACACGCCGAGGCGCCGGCGCACTCGCTCGCCGCCGCGCTCGCCCGGACCCCGGAGGCGGTGGCGCGGTTCGACCGCTGGATCGACGCCGGGTCCGGCGAGTTCTCGCCGGAGGACCTGCGCAAACGCCTGCACCACTTCGTGAACGAGGACCGCCGCGCCCCGCTGGCGGCCCGGGCCTTTGCCGACGCCGACGCCGCGACGGTCGGCGAACTCTCGCGCGCGTCGCAGTACGACGCCGAGGCGCTGCTCGGCAACCAGATTCCGGAAACCATTGCGCTCGCCCACCTGGCGCGCGAGACCGGCGCCTACGCCGCCAGCAGCTTCGGCGCCGGCTTCGGCGGCAGCGTCTGGGCGCTCACGGCCAGGCACGACGCCGAGGCGTTTGCGGAGGAGTGGGTCCGCGCCTACCAGCGGCGGGTCCCCGCCATCGCCCCGGTCCCGTGGTTCGTGGCCCGCCCGGGTCCCCCCGCAACCGAGATCACGTTTCCTTAA
- a CDS encoding ABC transporter ATP-binding protein encodes MAVSADALKGRTRRVRKNLRKGLSLAWAASPSALVRYSILGMVSAAMTPVAVYLGAVLVNRIAEARAQSLQWTDLLPIVAGLWVSTGVQRAIGAYMGYGRNLFVRRVQLEAEQRLLEQASKVDLGHFDNSDWHDRLARAKRDVSWRPGDLTWSVLSLSGNIITIVLMAGLLASLHYILVVLALVAALLSLALERRVTARLYEFYYKETPEEREREYLGDLLVQPRNTKEIRAYVLADYLLERHRERSEELYRLREQMYRSGTRVSMWTGLVTGTALALAYLFVARQGVAGSIDPGGVVLVIGAFTAVSSTLGLISSTFVSVDQHTTFLEDYFSFLSIDPLVPVPSPARPVPASLAAGIEFDQVTFTYPGGTEPALAGLNLHIRSGELIALVGENGAGKSTLVKLLLRFYDVDEGAVRVGGADLRELNPGELRNRIGVLFQDYASYELTVRENVVMGRPDGSVDDARVLNALKDSRSEWLVKKMPNGLDSKVGRLFEGGHDLSGGEWQRLALARIMYRNADIWILDEPTSSLDPEAEAAIFAELKTMLKGRIGIVISHRFSTVRIADRIAVIADGKVSELGSHEELLGAGGRYAELFELLAAGYR; translated from the coding sequence ATGGCTGTCAGTGCCGACGCGCTGAAGGGGCGGACGCGCCGCGTCAGGAAAAACTTGCGGAAGGGCCTTTCGCTGGCGTGGGCCGCGTCGCCGAGCGCGTTGGTTCGTTACAGCATACTGGGAATGGTGTCGGCCGCCATGACCCCGGTCGCGGTCTACCTGGGCGCCGTGCTGGTCAACCGCATTGCCGAGGCCCGGGCCCAGTCGCTGCAGTGGACGGACCTGCTGCCGATCGTTGCGGGTCTCTGGGTCTCGACCGGCGTGCAACGGGCGATCGGCGCGTACATGGGCTACGGCCGCAACCTGTTCGTGCGCCGCGTGCAACTTGAAGCCGAGCAGCGCCTGCTCGAACAGGCCTCGAAGGTGGACCTGGGCCACTTCGACAACTCCGACTGGCACGATCGGCTGGCGCGGGCGAAGCGCGACGTGTCGTGGCGGCCCGGCGACCTGACGTGGTCGGTGCTGAGCCTCTCCGGCAACATCATCACCATCGTGCTGATGGCCGGCCTGTTGGCGAGTCTCCACTACATCCTGGTCGTGCTCGCCCTGGTGGCCGCGCTGTTGTCGCTGGCTCTCGAACGCCGCGTCACCGCCCGGCTCTACGAGTTCTACTACAAGGAGACGCCCGAAGAGCGGGAGCGGGAGTACCTGGGCGACCTGCTGGTGCAGCCGAGGAACACCAAGGAGATCCGGGCCTACGTCCTGGCCGACTACCTGCTGGAGCGCCATCGTGAGCGGTCCGAGGAACTGTACCGGCTGCGCGAACAGATGTACCGATCGGGCACCCGAGTCTCCATGTGGACGGGCCTCGTGACGGGCACCGCGCTGGCGCTGGCGTACCTGTTCGTGGCCCGGCAGGGCGTGGCGGGCAGCATCGATCCGGGCGGGGTGGTGCTCGTGATCGGCGCGTTCACGGCCGTGTCCAGCACGCTCGGACTGATCTCCAGCACGTTCGTCTCGGTCGATCAGCACACGACCTTTCTCGAGGACTATTTTTCCTTCCTGTCGATCGATCCGCTCGTCCCGGTGCCGTCGCCGGCGCGGCCGGTGCCGGCCTCGCTCGCGGCCGGCATCGAGTTCGACCAGGTGACGTTCACCTATCCGGGCGGAACCGAACCGGCGCTGGCCGGCCTGAACCTGCACATCCGCAGCGGCGAGCTGATCGCGCTGGTTGGCGAGAACGGCGCCGGCAAAAGCACACTGGTCAAGCTGCTGTTGCGGTTCTACGACGTGGACGAGGGCGCGGTCCGGGTCGGCGGCGCCGACCTGCGCGAGCTGAACCCCGGCGAACTGCGCAACCGCATTGGCGTGTTGTTCCAGGACTATGCCAGCTACGAGCTGACGGTGCGCGAGAACGTGGTGATGGGACGTCCGGATGGTTCGGTTGATGACGCCCGCGTGTTGAACGCCTTGAAAGACTCGCGCAGTGAGTGGCTGGTGAAGAAGATGCCGAATGGCCTCGACTCGAAGGTCGGCCGGTTGTTCGAGGGCGGCCACGACCTGTCGGGAGGCGAGTGGCAGCGGCTGGCGCTGGCGCGGATCATGTATCGCAATGCCGACATCTGGATCCTCGACGAGCCCACTTCGTCCCTGGATCCGGAAGCCGAGGCCGCGATCTTCGCGGAACTGAAGACCATGCTCAAGGGGCGGATCGGCATCGTCATCTCGCACCGGTTCTCGACCGTGCGGATTGCCGATCGGATCGCGGTGATCGCCGACGGAAAGGTCAGCGAGCTGGGCTCGCACGAAGAACTGCTCGGAGCGGGCGGGCGATATGCCGAGCTGTTCGAATTGCTGGCCGCGGGCTATCGATAG
- a CDS encoding aminotransferase class I/II-fold pyridoxal phosphate-dependent enzyme → MSQTHGLNRRSFLRNASLTALAGVTAGSSHPLMAAAAGTAFQVPAGGKFDFDTVYNRFGTTSSKFDRPNRQFGKGSVDIGMGIADIDFKAAPCITDALNARMKHENWGYLDMDEATPAMTAAVATWNKAHYGIDIDPATIVLSNGVHPALIAALITFSPKGSKVLLQTPTYNGFYSDLTASQTKAEDVPLKFVNGQFAMDFEEFERRISIDTHSFILCNPQNPTGNCWSAEDLTRIGEICLRHRVVLLADEIHCDWVSKGQKYTPFASLPNKAIVNNSLTFKAASKSFGLAAHKVAWFYSTNPDLLARVKVNHRADLNTMGMVANEAAITQGDEWLRQANEYVTGTHDLVVNYIHDKIPMLKTHRAQGTYLAWLDVTAVAEKINSKQLAADYNKNKPANMPSLTPEQMVERFFIKHAKVQLNQGAGYGTGGANHMRMNIGTSRKLVETALANIANACKNAGTATNIL, encoded by the coding sequence ATGTCACAAACGCATGGATTGAATCGACGCTCGTTTCTCCGCAACGCCAGTCTGACCGCTCTCGCCGGGGTGACCGCCGGCAGCAGCCACCCGCTGATGGCCGCGGCCGCGGGGACCGCCTTCCAGGTGCCCGCCGGCGGCAAGTTCGACTTCGACACCGTTTACAACCGGTTCGGCACAACCTCCTCCAAGTTCGACCGGCCGAATCGGCAATTCGGCAAGGGCAGTGTCGATATCGGCATGGGCATCGCTGACATCGATTTCAAGGCGGCGCCGTGCATCACCGACGCCCTCAACGCCCGCATGAAGCATGAGAATTGGGGCTACCTCGACATGGACGAGGCGACCCCGGCCATGACGGCGGCGGTGGCCACGTGGAACAAGGCGCACTACGGCATCGACATCGACCCTGCCACCATCGTGTTGTCGAACGGCGTGCATCCCGCGCTGATCGCGGCCCTGATCACGTTTTCGCCCAAGGGCAGCAAGGTGCTGCTGCAGACGCCGACCTACAACGGCTTCTATTCCGACCTGACCGCTTCGCAGACCAAGGCCGAGGACGTGCCGCTCAAGTTCGTGAACGGCCAGTTCGCCATGGACTTCGAGGAGTTCGAGCGCCGGATCAGCATCGATACCCATTCGTTCATCCTGTGTAACCCGCAGAACCCCACCGGCAACTGCTGGTCGGCGGAAGACCTCACGCGCATTGGCGAAATTTGCCTGAGACACCGCGTGGTGCTGTTGGCCGACGAGATCCACTGCGACTGGGTCAGCAAGGGCCAGAAATACACCCCGTTTGCGAGCTTGCCGAACAAGGCCATCGTCAACAACAGCCTCACGTTCAAGGCCGCGAGCAAGTCATTCGGCCTCGCCGCGCACAAGGTGGCGTGGTTCTACTCGACCAACCCCGACCTGCTGGCGCGGGTCAAGGTCAACCACCGCGCCGACCTCAACACCATGGGCATGGTCGCCAACGAAGCCGCCATCACCCAGGGCGACGAGTGGCTGCGCCAGGCGAACGAGTACGTGACCGGCACCCACGACCTGGTCGTCAACTACATCCACGACAAGATCCCGATGCTCAAGACCCACCGTGCGCAGGGCACGTACCTGGCGTGGCTGGACGTCACGGCCGTCGCCGAGAAGATCAACTCGAAGCAGCTGGCGGCCGACTACAACAAGAACAAGCCCGCGAACATGCCGTCGCTGACGCCCGAGCAGATGGTCGAGCGGTTCTTCATCAAGCACGCCAAGGTGCAGTTGAACCAGGGCGCCGGCTACGGCACGGGCGGCGCCAACCATATGCGCATGAACATCGGCACGTCGCGCAAGCTGGTCGAGACAGCGCTCGCCAACATTGCCAACGCCTGCAAGAACGCGGGCACGGCGACGAACATCCTCTGA